A single Molothrus aeneus isolate 106 chromosome 9, BPBGC_Maene_1.0, whole genome shotgun sequence DNA region contains:
- the GNG12 gene encoding guanine nucleotide-binding protein G(I)/G(S)/G(O) subunit gamma-12, translated as MSGKTATTSNNIAQARRTVQQLRIEASIERIKVSKASADLMLYCEEHAKKDPLLMGIPASENPFKDKKTCILL; from the exons ATGTCAGGCAAAACAGCCACCACAAGCAACAACATCGCCCAGGCCCGCAGGACCGTGCAGCAGCTCCGGATAGAGGCCTCCATAGAGAGGATAAAG gtgtccaagGCCTCGGCTGACCTGATGCTGTACTGTGAGGAGCACGCCAAGAAGGATCCCCTGCTGATGGGCATCCCAGCCTCTGAGAACCCCTTCAAGGACAAGAAAACCTGCATTTTGTTatag
- the GADD45A gene encoding growth arrest and DNA damage-inducible protein GADD45 alpha — protein sequence MTLEELPGERRAAGRMEQAGDALEEVLSKALSQRSLTLGVYEAAKLLNVDPDNVVLCLLAAEEEEAGDAALQIHFTLLRAFCCENDINILRVSNPARLAELLLPAAGPDPPADLHCVLVTNPQASQWKDPALSQLMCFCRESRYLDQWEPVINLPER from the exons ATGActctggaggagctgcccgGGGAGCGCCGCGCCGCCGGGAG GATGGAGCAGGCGGGGGACGCGCTCGAGGAGGTGCTGAGCAAGGCGCTGAGCCAGCGGAGCCTCACCCTCGGCGTCTACGAGGCGGCCAAGCTGCTGAACGT GGACCCCGATAACGtggtgctgtgcctgctggcggccgaggaggaggaggcgggggaCGCGGCGCTGCAGATCCACTTCACGCTGCTGCGGGCCTTCTGCTGCGAGAACGACATCAACATCCTGCGCGTCAGCAACCCGGCGCGCCTGgccgagctgctgctgcccgccGCGGGCCCCGACCCGCCCGCCGACCTGCACTGCGTGCTCGTCACG AACCCGCAGGCGTCGCAGTGGAAGGACCCAGCGCTGAGTCAGCTGATGTGTTTCTGCCGGGAGAGCCGGTACCTGGACCAGTGGGAGCCGGTGATCAACCTCCCGGAGCGGTGA